A window of the Mus pahari chromosome 1, PAHARI_EIJ_v1.1, whole genome shotgun sequence genome harbors these coding sequences:
- the Tssc4 gene encoding protein TSSC4 isoform X2, protein MGRAADGDLLSPASPSAHLLYVHTVMISWLTLSLTPPNLQLLYLCALGYPLTTQLREASRPAVGRVSGRMAETEAGLEAEEPTEDDTLPSDTVSLSDSDSDLSLPSGVEVQVLSPERLSGEGQEDSGPDDPPSPPTGTLTTAVQPFHLRGMSSTFSQRSHSIFDCLESAARQAPPSAPQTSVSDNGSFRRPVTPPSQTPARSLSRVHGSTGPTRVPPVPDYVSHPERWTKYSLEDVSEASEQSNRDAALAFLSSRSQASPTDYVPSFNQNPSSCGEGRVVFTKPVRGSETRAERKRVLKKGVVSGAGGEAAVELAHLAGPEAEEWSGHQGQPEVVVPSEAAHPESSSGPIGMKAVGFHGSKKRSRDHFRNRDSNPEGPGSERGPSV, encoded by the exons ATGGGACGAGCAGCTGATGGAGATCTCCTGTCACCAGCATCTCCCAGCGCTCATCTATTGTATGTCCACACTGTTATGATCTCATGGTTGACTCTCTCCTTAACCCCACCTAACCTGCAGCTCCTGTATCTGTGCGCGCTAGGATACCCTTTAACCACCCAGCTTCGCGAGGCCTCTCGTCCGGCT GTGGGACGGGTGTCAGGTCGTATGGCGGAGACAGAGGCTGGCCTGGAGGCTGAGGAACCCACCGAGGATGACACCCTGCCTTCTGACACCGTCTCCCTCAGCGACTCGGACTCTGACCTTAGTTTACCTAGTGGTGTGGAGGTCCAAGTATTGTCCCCAGAGAGGCTTTCCGGGGAGGGCCAGGAGGACTCCGGCCCTGATGACCCTCCCTCGCCCCCCACGGGCACCCTCACCACTGCAGTGCAACCGTTCCACCTCCGAGGCATGAGCTCCACCTTCTCCCAGCGCAGCCACAGCATCTTTGATTGTCTGGAGAGTGCGGCCCGGCAGGCACCGccctctgctccccaaaccaGTGTGAGTGACAATGGCAGCTTCAGGCGGCCTGTGACTCCCCCAAGTCAGACTCCAGCAAGGAGCCTGAGCAGAGTGCATGGGAGCACTGGCCCGACCAGGGTACCCCCTGTCCCTGACTATGTGTCACACCCTGAGCGTTGGACCAAATACAGCCTGGAAGATGTGTCCGAAGCCAGTGAGCAGAGCAATCGTGATGCTGCCTTGGCCTTCCTGAGCTCTCGAAGCCAGGCGTCCCCCACAGACTATGTACCTTCTTTCAACCAGAACCCCTCTAGCTGTGGGGAGGGAAGAGTGGTCTTCACCAAACCAGTGAGGGGCAGTGAGACTAGGGCTGAGAGGAAGAGGGTCCTAAAGAAGGGGGTTGTGTCAGGTGCTGGGGGTGAGGCCGCTGTGGAGCTAGCCCATCTCGCCGGACCTGAGGCTGAGGAATGGAGTGGCCACCAGGGACAGCCAGAGGTGGTGGTACCTTCAGAAGCTGCCCATCCTGAGTCCTCATCAGGCCCCATAGGTATGAAGGCTGTTGGTTTCCATGGCAGCAAGAAGCGGAGCAGAGACCACTTCCGGAACAGGGACAGTAACCCCGAGGGGCCAGGGTCTGAGAGAGGACCCTCAGTTTGA
- the Tssc4 gene encoding protein TSSC4 isoform X1, whose protein sequence is MGRAADGDLLSPASPSAHLLYVHTVMISWLTLSLTPPNLQLLYLCALGYPLTTQLREASRPAVSRGTWHTVEVGRVSGRMAETEAGLEAEEPTEDDTLPSDTVSLSDSDSDLSLPSGVEVQVLSPERLSGEGQEDSGPDDPPSPPTGTLTTAVQPFHLRGMSSTFSQRSHSIFDCLESAARQAPPSAPQTSVSDNGSFRRPVTPPSQTPARSLSRVHGSTGPTRVPPVPDYVSHPERWTKYSLEDVSEASEQSNRDAALAFLSSRSQASPTDYVPSFNQNPSSCGEGRVVFTKPVRGSETRAERKRVLKKGVVSGAGGEAAVELAHLAGPEAEEWSGHQGQPEVVVPSEAAHPESSSGPIGMKAVGFHGSKKRSRDHFRNRDSNPEGPGSERGPSV, encoded by the exons ATGGGACGAGCAGCTGATGGAGATCTCCTGTCACCAGCATCTCCCAGCGCTCATCTATTGTATGTCCACACTGTTATGATCTCATGGTTGACTCTCTCCTTAACCCCACCTAACCTGCAGCTCCTGTATCTGTGCGCGCTAGGATACCCTTTAACCACCCAGCTTCGCGAGGCCTCTCGTCCGGCTGTGAGTAGAGGCACTTGGCACACAGTGGAG GTGGGACGGGTGTCAGGTCGTATGGCGGAGACAGAGGCTGGCCTGGAGGCTGAGGAACCCACCGAGGATGACACCCTGCCTTCTGACACCGTCTCCCTCAGCGACTCGGACTCTGACCTTAGTTTACCTAGTGGTGTGGAGGTCCAAGTATTGTCCCCAGAGAGGCTTTCCGGGGAGGGCCAGGAGGACTCCGGCCCTGATGACCCTCCCTCGCCCCCCACGGGCACCCTCACCACTGCAGTGCAACCGTTCCACCTCCGAGGCATGAGCTCCACCTTCTCCCAGCGCAGCCACAGCATCTTTGATTGTCTGGAGAGTGCGGCCCGGCAGGCACCGccctctgctccccaaaccaGTGTGAGTGACAATGGCAGCTTCAGGCGGCCTGTGACTCCCCCAAGTCAGACTCCAGCAAGGAGCCTGAGCAGAGTGCATGGGAGCACTGGCCCGACCAGGGTACCCCCTGTCCCTGACTATGTGTCACACCCTGAGCGTTGGACCAAATACAGCCTGGAAGATGTGTCCGAAGCCAGTGAGCAGAGCAATCGTGATGCTGCCTTGGCCTTCCTGAGCTCTCGAAGCCAGGCGTCCCCCACAGACTATGTACCTTCTTTCAACCAGAACCCCTCTAGCTGTGGGGAGGGAAGAGTGGTCTTCACCAAACCAGTGAGGGGCAGTGAGACTAGGGCTGAGAGGAAGAGGGTCCTAAAGAAGGGGGTTGTGTCAGGTGCTGGGGGTGAGGCCGCTGTGGAGCTAGCCCATCTCGCCGGACCTGAGGCTGAGGAATGGAGTGGCCACCAGGGACAGCCAGAGGTGGTGGTACCTTCAGAAGCTGCCCATCCTGAGTCCTCATCAGGCCCCATAGGTATGAAGGCTGTTGGTTTCCATGGCAGCAAGAAGCGGAGCAGAGACCACTTCCGGAACAGGGACAGTAACCCCGAGGGGCCAGGGTCTGAGAGAGGACCCTCAGTTTGA
- the Cd81 gene encoding CD81 antigen, with product MGVEGCTKCIKYLLFVFNFVFWLAGGVILGVALWLRHDPQTTSLLYLELGNKPAPSTFYVGIYILIAVGAVMMFVGFLGCYGAIQESQCLLGTFFTCLVILFACEVAAGIWGFVNKDQIAKDVKQFYDQALQQAVMDDDANNAKAVVKTFHETLNCCGSNALTTLTTTILRNSLCPSGGNILTPLLQEDCHQKIDELFSGKLYLIGIAAIVVAVIMIFEMILSMVLCCGIRNSSVY from the exons ctggcTGGAGGCGTGATCCTAGGTGTAGCTCTGTGGTTGCGCCATGATCCACAGACCACCAGCCTGCTGTACCTGGAACTGGGAAACAAACCAGCACCCAGCACCTTCTATGTGG GCATCTACATTCTCATTGCTGTGGGAGCTGTGATGATGTTCGTAGGCTTCCTGGGGTGCTATGGGGCCATCCAGGAGTCCCAGTGTCTGCTGGGGACG TTCTTCACCTGCCTTGTGATCCTGTTTGCCTGTGAGGTGGCTGCAGGCATCTGGGGCTTCGTAAACAAAGACCAG ATCGCCAAGGATGTGAAGCAGTTCTATGACCAGGCCCTTCAGCAGGCTGTAATGGATGATGATGCCAACAATGCCAAGGCTGTGGTGAAGACTTTCCATGAGACG CTCAACTGTTGTGGCTCCAACGCACTGACCACACTGACTACCACCATACTGAGGAACAGCCTGTGTCCCTCAGGCGGCAACATACTCACCCCCTTACTGCAG GAAGATTGTCATCAGAAAATTGATGAGCTCTTTTCTGGGAAGCTGTACCTCATCGGAATTGCCGCCATTGTGGTAGCTGTCATTATG ATCTTCGAGATGATTCTAAGCATGGTGCTGTGCTGTGGCATCCGGAACAGCTCCGTGTACTGA
- the Tssc4 gene encoding protein TSSC4 isoform X3 yields the protein MAETEAGLEAEEPTEDDTLPSDTVSLSDSDSDLSLPSGVEVQVLSPERLSGEGQEDSGPDDPPSPPTGTLTTAVQPFHLRGMSSTFSQRSHSIFDCLESAARQAPPSAPQTSVSDNGSFRRPVTPPSQTPARSLSRVHGSTGPTRVPPVPDYVSHPERWTKYSLEDVSEASEQSNRDAALAFLSSRSQASPTDYVPSFNQNPSSCGEGRVVFTKPVRGSETRAERKRVLKKGVVSGAGGEAAVELAHLAGPEAEEWSGHQGQPEVVVPSEAAHPESSSGPIGMKAVGFHGSKKRSRDHFRNRDSNPEGPGSERGPSV from the coding sequence ATGGCGGAGACAGAGGCTGGCCTGGAGGCTGAGGAACCCACCGAGGATGACACCCTGCCTTCTGACACCGTCTCCCTCAGCGACTCGGACTCTGACCTTAGTTTACCTAGTGGTGTGGAGGTCCAAGTATTGTCCCCAGAGAGGCTTTCCGGGGAGGGCCAGGAGGACTCCGGCCCTGATGACCCTCCCTCGCCCCCCACGGGCACCCTCACCACTGCAGTGCAACCGTTCCACCTCCGAGGCATGAGCTCCACCTTCTCCCAGCGCAGCCACAGCATCTTTGATTGTCTGGAGAGTGCGGCCCGGCAGGCACCGccctctgctccccaaaccaGTGTGAGTGACAATGGCAGCTTCAGGCGGCCTGTGACTCCCCCAAGTCAGACTCCAGCAAGGAGCCTGAGCAGAGTGCATGGGAGCACTGGCCCGACCAGGGTACCCCCTGTCCCTGACTATGTGTCACACCCTGAGCGTTGGACCAAATACAGCCTGGAAGATGTGTCCGAAGCCAGTGAGCAGAGCAATCGTGATGCTGCCTTGGCCTTCCTGAGCTCTCGAAGCCAGGCGTCCCCCACAGACTATGTACCTTCTTTCAACCAGAACCCCTCTAGCTGTGGGGAGGGAAGAGTGGTCTTCACCAAACCAGTGAGGGGCAGTGAGACTAGGGCTGAGAGGAAGAGGGTCCTAAAGAAGGGGGTTGTGTCAGGTGCTGGGGGTGAGGCCGCTGTGGAGCTAGCCCATCTCGCCGGACCTGAGGCTGAGGAATGGAGTGGCCACCAGGGACAGCCAGAGGTGGTGGTACCTTCAGAAGCTGCCCATCCTGAGTCCTCATCAGGCCCCATAGGTATGAAGGCTGTTGGTTTCCATGGCAGCAAGAAGCGGAGCAGAGACCACTTCCGGAACAGGGACAGTAACCCCGAGGGGCCAGGGTCTGAGAGAGGACCCTCAGTTTGA